The Amaranthus tricolor cultivar Red isolate AtriRed21 chromosome 6, ASM2621246v1, whole genome shotgun sequence genome has a segment encoding these proteins:
- the LOC130815942 gene encoding protein E6, which yields MASYPKFGCFLFLLIISLSSIQTHARGSQFFSKFTRNGDTATTTTTPNTDYNPNNNEKEFVHLKKQQSEEQPVFIPQTTETGYGLYGHETGLDPPSTSTTLYNMDDINNNNNNNENFNTNNNNEYHEKNYATELQGLSSTSYTNNNNNNYENNNNNNYENYNNNNYENYNNNNNNGEGKFHGGAGYNDVQEKQGMSDTRFMYNGKYFYDLEAEKKNNYNPNNNNYMSYSNNYNNNYNNNGYYGNKMNNFEEFYNNNNNQKFYNGNGYQNQFPEEEEFDFDQP from the coding sequence ATGGCTTCCTACCCAAAATTTGGGTGCTTTTTATTTCTTCTTATAATCTCCTTATCTTCTATCCAAACCCATGCCAGAGGTAGCCAATTCTTTAGCAAGTTCACTCGTAACGGCGACACCGCCACCACCACAACCACCCCAAACACCGATTACAATCCTAACAACAACGAAAAAGAATTTGTTCACTTAAAAAAACAACAATCCGAAGAACAACCCGTTTTCATCCCTCAAACTACCGAAACCGGTTATGGCCTATATGGGCATGAAACCGGGTTGGACCCACCTTCCACCTCCACCACATTGTACAACATGGAtgatattaacaacaacaacaacaacaatgaaaATTTCAacaccaacaacaacaatgaaTATCATGAGAAGAATTATGCCACCGAGTTGCAAGGATTATCTAGTACTTCCTacaccaacaacaacaacaacaattatgaaaacaacaacaacaacaactacgaaaattacaacaacaacaactatgaaaattacaacaacaacaacaacaatggtGAAGGTAAGTTTCATGGTGGTGCAGGGTATAATGATGTACAAGAGAAGCAGGGAATGAGTGACACTAGGTTCATGTATAATGGAAAGTATTTCTATGATCTTGAGGCTgagaagaaaaataattacaatcCCAACAACAATAATTACATGTCTTACTCcaacaattacaacaataattacaataataatggGTATTATGGAAACAAAATGAACAATTTTGAGGAGttttacaacaacaacaacaaccaaaAATTCTACAATGGAAATGGGTACCAAAACCAATTCCCAGAAGAGGAAGAGTTCGATTTTGATCAGCCTTAA